Proteins co-encoded in one Yamadazyma tenuis chromosome 1, complete sequence genomic window:
- a CDS encoding uncharacterized protein (COG:U; EggNog:ENOG503NXR4): MTSILLDTLVEDLEGPLREFLGANPELREVSESFLHDLLVNDDLLSTDTFTTSSESTRNKTLTEEIAELDDSSRVANRRLAQISNDNRDLIIRVSQDLKHINQSITSEMKTQVESMIKGLKADDKRLHVPANDQLTAAMETNSSILSNIDSILDLLELPTLCKICILQGNYQEALEISILSRNLTIRFPKLPIFSKIYEQIKVELKLMVKNLIKLLNTNLRQNNLIKIFNILSKLDLLNFRQSDIISSSNSAERTRFLKLLYFNSRYKYIINETSNLMPLIKFNRFSYLKRFIEVYRSEVYHSLSMFYTIINHSLNLESNEKEDNLLINQFVKNLAYHLINELKLHLHQLSIESKQSDDPDKKSDFSTQIDGLILQIIYLCKSLAKYHQSFENIIVWELCYNSKETLISEADWLANVSKVKKLKA; this comes from the coding sequence ATGACAAGTATATTACTTGACACCTTGGTGGAGGATCTCGAGGGACCTCTTCGCGAGTTCCTTGGGGCCAATCCGGAGCTTCGAGAGGTATCAGAGTCTTTTCTTCATGACTTGCTCGTAAATGACGACCTTCTATCGACAGACACGTTTACCACATCTTCAGAGTCCACCCGCAACAAGACATtaacagaagaaattgcCGAGTTGGACGACTCACTGCGGGTAGCCAATCGCCGCTTGGCCCAGATATCCAACGATAATAGGGACTTGATTATACGCGTGAGCCAGGACTTGAAACATATAAACCAGTCGATTACGCTGGAGATGAAAACACAGGTTGAATCAATGATCAAGGGGTTGAAGGCTGACGATAAGCGGTTACATGTACCAGCCAATGACCAGTTGACGGCAGCAATGGAGACAAACAGCTCTATTTTGTCGAATATAGACTCCATTTTGGACTTACTTGAGTTGCCCACCTTGTGTAAGATTTGTATTTTGCAAGGGAACTATCAAGAGGCATTGGAAATATCCATCTTGTCAAGGAACCTCACAATCCGTTTCCCCAAGTTGCCAATTTTTTCGAAGATTTATGAACAGATAAAggtggaattgaagttaatggtgaagaacttgattaagttgttgaatacCAACTTGAGACAGAACAACCTAATTaaaatcttcaatatcttgaGCAAACtagacttgttgaattttaGACAGTCTGATATCATCAGCTCCTCCAACTCGGCGGAAAGAACCCGGTTCTTGAAACTCTTATACTTTAATTCACGGTATAAGTATATCATCAACGAGACCAGTAACCTCATGccgttgatcaagttcaaccGGTTCTCTTACTTAAAACGTTTCATTGAGGTTTACAGAAGTGAAGTATACCACTCGTTGTCGATGTTCTACACCATCATTAATCATTCACTTAACTTGGAATCAAATGAGAAGGAAGACAATTTACTTATAAACCAATTCGTGAAAAACCTTGCATACCACCTAATTAACGAGCTAAAACTACACTTACATCAGCTTTCTATTGAATCCAAGCAATCTGATGACCCTGATAAGAAACTGGATTTCAGCACTCAAATAGATGGGCTTATTTTGCAAATCATATACTTGTGCAAGTCTCTTGCGAAGTATCATCAGAGCTTTGAAAACATTATTGTTTGGGAATTATGCTATAATTCCAAAGAGACTTTGATCTCCGAAGCCGACTGGCTTGCCAACGTCTCAAAAGTCAAAAAGCTCAAAGCTTAG
- the VMA6 gene encoding H(+)-transporting V0 sector ATPase subunit d (COG:C; EggNog:ENOG503NWBT; BUSCO:EOG092638RC): MEGLFFNIDYGYVEGVVRGYRNGLLATNQYLNLTQCDNLEDLKLQLSSTDYGNFLAQHSGPLSTSIIRDNLSKKLYQQFQYLKQQSSGRMAKYLDFISYGYMIDNVALMITGTVHERDRSEILSKCHPLGWFDTLPTLSVATDIESLYNIVLVDTPLAPFFKGCLSANDLDDLNIEIIRNRLFKNYLEAFIKFVEADFGNPDKEIMLRLLNFESDKRVINIAMNSINNSDLTAEDKLSMFPSYGQLYPVYHHQLSNIDDIEHLKTVVTSVGEYKELFSEQQDSSGSARNLEDWFYYLEMQYCKNAFTQQFTLSSIWAWLRSKEQEIRNVTWIAECIAQNQKNRIDNYISVY, encoded by the coding sequence ATGGAAGGattgtttttcaacatcgaTTACGGATACGTCGAGGGTGTGGTTCGTGGATACCGTAACGGCTTGCTTGCCACCAaccagtacttgaacttgacgCAGTGTGACAACTTGGAGGACTTGAAATTGCAGTTGTCGTCCACCGACTACGGTAACTTTTTGGCCCAACACTCGGGACCTCTTTCAACATCAATCATCCGAGacaacttgtccaagaagttgtaCCAGCAATTCCAGTACTTGAAGCAGCAGTCTTCTGGACGCAtggccaagtacttggacttCATCAGCTATGGATATATGATAGATAACGTCGCATTGATGATCACGGGTACTGTCCATGAAAGAGACAGACTGGAGATTTTGTCCAAGTGTCACCCCTTGGGATGGTTCGACACGTTGCCTACGTTATCTGTGGCCACCGATATTGAGAGTTTGTACAACATTGTATTGGTGGACACTCCTTTGGCTCCATTTTTCAAGGGATGCTTATCAGCCAACGACTTGgacgacttgaacatcGAGATTATTCGTAACCggttgttcaaaaactaCTTGGAAGCATTcatcaagtttgtggaggcTGACTTTGGCAACCCTGACAAGGAAATCATGTTACGgttgttgaattttgaGAGTGACAAGCGGGTGATTAATATTGCCATgaactccatcaacaactctGACTTGACGGCCGAAGATAAGTTGAGCATGTTCCCCAGCTACGGCCAATTGTACCCAGTTTACCACCATCAGTTGTCCAATATCGACGATATTGAGCACTTGAAGACGGTGGTGACATCGGTGGGCGAGTACAAAGAGTTGTTCAGTGAACAACAAGATTCGAGTGGTAGCGCTCGCAACTTAGAAGACTGGTTCTACTACTTGGAAATGCAATATTGCAAGAACGCTTTCACCCAGCAGTTCACGTTGCTGAGTATTTGGGCATGGTTACGGTCCAAAGAGCAGGAGATCAGAAACGTCACTTGGATAGCCGAGTGTATTGCGCAGAACCAAAAGAACAGAATCGACAACTATATTTCTGTGTACTAA
- a CDS encoding uncharacterized protein (BUSCO:EOG092648O6) codes for MTSQASFSATTTHFTHLRDVVSAASSIDPHGLVIVSDQGLVFFSESNHILNFQAVVDVSLFSSYQVVLPPGNSSTPTDIRFGLDLSLVAHALDVLVQTDIICYLSYNGEGSPFVLEFEDNIISETIEFLTMYVDISCPYDSEDAEHELLANYSDWKYELILQSAIFSNLLQDLQQINTRQVHIVVNSTPKKELSFISDGPLGLSKIIYPSESSVLEKLEISTAAKAISTFKFSNFFKIMKAVKISAKSKIICDNNDISSVQLLCRSGGNYSATVITINMLELDEQVDIDDLERCFAEKETTKRRRLNDPVNNIVEDVPLFL; via the coding sequence ATGACCAGCCAGGCGTCTTTTAGTGCTACCACTACCCACTTCACTCATCTTCGGGACGTGGTGCTGGCTGCCAGTTCCATAGATCCCCATGGTCTAGTCATTGTCTCTGACCAAGGATTGGTGTTCTTCTCGGAAAGTAATCACATTTTGAACTTCCAGGCCGTGGTGGATGTATCGCTTTTCAGTTCCTACCAAGTTGTACTACCACCGGGGAACAGTTCTACCCCCACTGATATACGGTTCGGGCTCGACCTAAGTCTCGTGGCCCATGCACTTGACGTGTTGGTGCAAACAGATATTATCTGTTACTTGAGCTATAACGGTGAAGGCTCACCATTTGTGTTGGAGTTTGAAGACAACATTATCAGTGAAACCATTGAGTTTTTGACGATGTACGTGGACATTTCCTGTCCATACGACTCAGAAGACGCGGAACACGAGCTACTTGCCAACTACAGCGATTGGAAGTATGAGCTTATATTGCAAAGTGCCATATTTTCTAATCTTCTACAAGACTTACAACAGATAAACACGCGTCAAGTCCACATCGTGGTGAACAGTACACCAAAGAAGGAGTTGAGTTTCATCTCTGACGGACCGCTCGGGCTTCTGAAAATTATATATCCTAGTGAAAGTTCTGTgcttgaaaaacttgaaatcaGCACTGCTGCAAAAGCCATTTCCACCTTTAAGTTTTCTAACTTTTTTAAGATCATGAAGGCAGTGAAGATTTCTGccaaatccaagatcaTATGTGACAACAATGATATTCTGTCGGTGCAATTGTTGTGCCGGAGTGGTGGAAACTATAGTGCTACtgtcatcaccatcaataTGTTGGAGCTCGATGAGCAAGTGGACATTGACGACTTGGAGAGGTGTTTTGCCGAAAAGGAGACGACTAAGAGAAGGAGGTTGAACGATCCGGTCAACAATATAGTTGAAGATGTACCGTTGTTCTTGTAA